The DNA region CAATCTAGAAAAAATGATAATGATCAACATTAATTGACCAGACTGTGCATTATATTTGTTTACAGCAATAAAAATAAAGGCAGCAATTAATATTGCTGATGCGATTTTATAATAGAATTGTGATTTTGTTCTCATCATTGTATATTCAACTTGTTCATCCTGCATTCGTTTAGTCACAGACTGGTACCAAACCATTCTAGACTCCTCTAATGTATTGCTTTTTATATCTTTTATCCCATTTATCTGATCAGTAATTCCTGCGAGGTAACTTTTTCCTAATTCAAAATTTCTGTTTCCCAATACTAGCGATCTTCTAAGGAATTTACGATTAAAAAAGATTAGTACTAACCCACAGAGTAATACAAAGATTGTTATATTAGGTGAAAGGAGGAAGGCAAGAGTAATTTGTATGCATGTAAAAATAAGAGAAGTAATAAATTGTAAAAAGGAGTGTGTCCCTGCGCTAGCACGAGCAATTTCTGATGTTAATAAATTTATTAAATCTGACTTTCTATTTTTTATAAAGAAATCCCAATTTGAATAAAGTAACAAACCGTAAGTTTCTAGTCTCATATATCGGAAAAAACCATGCTGAATAATTGCATTTCGAATGGTTATTTGGCGTTGTAAAAGATTTTGACAAATAACGATAAAGACATAGATACTTAAGATTATTGGCAAACCCACTGCGCTGGGAAAGTCCTGCAGAAATCCAAATATTTCAAAAATAAGCGTTTGACCTGTATCAACTTTCACAATACCACTCATACTTATCATAGGTATTAATAATAAAATTCCGATTCCTTCTAGCAAACTAATGAATACCATCGCAAGAAGATTGATATACATTTTTTTCCCTGCATACAAATGTATTTGCTTTAAAAAATAAAAGACGTGTTTCACTTTTTATCCTCCTGAGGTAAATCAACCTTCTTAGCAAACCTTCCAACTACTGTGAATTTTTCTATTCCTTCAGAGCCTGAAACGTAAAATAGACCACTACGCAGCCAAGCATGAGCAACCATTTTTCCTGCTTCATCTCTTGCAGTTCCTAGATAAAGAGTACTTTCAATCTTTCGCCTTTCTAACATTTTCATGCCAGCAATCGCTTTTACAAGGCATTGACTTTCCCAAAAGGTGTAAAGACTCATGATATGAATAGAACTGGAAATAACCTTTAAAACTTCACTGTTACTTTTATCTACATAATAAGGGGTTTCATCCATGTGGGTACCTAAAACGGGAGCAATCTTACTAAAAGGAAATAACTTCAATATTCGGGCCCACCCCAGAAAGATAAAGGCCTCTATCATTATTTTTTTTGTTGGCAAATTCAAAAATAGAAATCTCCTAATCTTGCGTAAAATCAGTATCATTATCTTTCCCCTTATCGTTTTTCGATTAATCCTTCATTAAAAAGATGTTCCAAAAATAGTATCACTTGCTGCTGACATAAAGATTCTTCAACTTGATAATTAGAGGTTAATAAATCAACTATTTTTGTTATGATAATTGGCGACTTAATTAATTCCCATATTTCTCCTCCTATTTCACCCAAATTATAATATTTACCATTAACAACACTTAACATTACCTTTTCCCCACCCATATCGCTTACAATATTTCCTCCTCCCTGAACAACAGTATTTTCTAACAAAATCCTTGAATTGGTAACCATCCTTATTCCCCCTCATTTAATTTAGACAAAATTAATGTAGTTAAATCATTTGCAGTGAATTGCGAAATAGGACGCTGTATTTGATTAAACTTAATTTTGCTTACTAAATTAGCTGTAAATGAAAAATGCCATTCTAATAGTCCAGAGGGTGCTAGTAGAAAATTTCGATACGTATGATGAAAAAGAGTATTCAAACGTTCAAGACTTTTTATAGGCTGAATTTCTATCCTCTTATTTTCTGTTTTTACTAGCTCAAACACCCCAGAAAGTGGTAATTGTTTGCTAACAAATTGAGAATGAACGGGTACCGCAAACTTAGTCACTCGATCTACAATGGGACGTAAATGATCTGATTCTAATCCGAATGCTTGCAAACTTTCCTGCCAGAGTTTTTGTTGTGGATATGCAGGTGTCACAATTGGTATGTTCGCTTCAGTAAAAGAAACAGGTATTATA from Neobacillus sp. FSL H8-0543 includes:
- a CDS encoding ABC transporter ATP-binding protein translates to MKHVFYFLKQIHLYAGKKMYINLLAMVFISLLEGIGILLLIPMISMSGIVKVDTGQTLIFEIFGFLQDFPSAVGLPIILSIYVFIVICQNLLQRQITIRNAIIQHGFFRYMRLETYGLLLYSNWDFFIKNRKSDLINLLTSEIARASAGTHSFLQFITSLIFTCIQITLAFLLSPNITIFVLLCGLVLIFFNRKFLRRSLVLGNRNFELGKSYLAGITDQINGIKDIKSNTLEESRMVWYQSVTKRMQDEQVEYTMMRTKSQFYYKIASAILIAAFIFIAVNKYNAQSGQLMLIIIIFSRLWPRVSGIQSSMEQIATTLPAFKAVIALQNECKGAKEFEMEVNQNVEPIHIKKGIECRHVYFRYNQNKQTFALQDVNLIIPTNQMTAVVGRSGAGKSTLIDLIMGLNNPEKGEVLLDDIALTGKNLLSLRRSISYVPQDPFLFNTSIRENLLLICENASDDQLWEALDFSSAAEFVRKLPQGLDTLIGDRGIKLSGGERQRVVLARAILRNPSILVLDEATSALDTENESKIQEALDRLKGKMTIIVIAHRLSTIRNADQVIVLDQGKVIQKGEFNQLAQEKQGMFSNILRRQMDASHL
- a CDS encoding lasso peptide biosynthesis B2 protein, which encodes MLILRKIRRFLFLNLPTKKIMIEAFIFLGWARILKLFPFSKIAPVLGTHMDETPYYVDKSNSEVLKVISSSIHIMSLYTFWESQCLVKAIAGMKMLERRKIESTLYLGTARDEAGKMVAHAWLRSGLFYVSGSEGIEKFTVVGRFAKKVDLPQEDKK
- a CDS encoding lasso peptide biosynthesis PqqD family chaperone; this translates as MVTNSRILLENTVVQGGGNIVSDMGGEKVMLSVVNGKYYNLGEIGGEIWELIKSPIIITKIVDLLTSNYQVEESLCQQQVILFLEHLFNEGLIEKR